A genomic segment from Agelaius phoeniceus isolate bAgePho1 chromosome 2, bAgePho1.hap1, whole genome shotgun sequence encodes:
- the LOC129134803 gene encoding galactosylgalactosylxylosylprotein 3-beta-glucuronosyltransferase 1-like isoform X1, with protein sequence MLRRRNLLTTLLIALPWALLLTLWHQYPTTHYLSLLRKETDENVTSKALLNGTSALREEVFPSCTRQQQSTGATPKIIQNYVYSRPPPWSDTLPTIFVITPTYTRPVQKAELTRLANTFLHVQNLHWVVVEDSPRRTNLVSNLLEKAGLNFTHLNVETPKSLKLGLSWIPSHTPRGTLQRNLGLHWLRDSFSNTAPPEGVVYFADDDNTYSLELFEEMRYTRRVSVWPVAFVGGLRYESPKVSPAGKVVGWKTVFDPNRPFAIDMAGFAISIKLILEKPHASFKLEGVKGGYQETSLLKDLVTMDGLEPKAANCTKVLVWHTRTERPTLVNEGKRGFTDPRVEV encoded by the exons ATGCTGAGGAGACGTAACCTTCTTACCACGCTCCTGATTGCCTTGCCATGGGCTCTTCTCCTAACCTTGTGGCACCAGTACCCAACCACCCACTACCTCAGCCTGCTGAGAA AAGAGACAGACGAGAACGTGACCTCTAAAGCTCTCCTTAATGGTACATCTGCACTGAGAGAAGAAGTCTTCCCATCATGCACTCggcagcagcaaagcacaggAGCAACGCCTAAAATCATCCAGAATTATGTGTACTCCAGGCCTCCCCCATGGTCAGACACCCTGCCAACCATCTTTGTTATCACCCCGACCTACACCCGGCCCGTGCAGAAAGCTGAGCTGACCCGTCTGGCCAACACCTTCCTCCATGTACAGAACCTGCACTGGGTGGTGGTGGAGGACTCTCCGCGGAGGACCAACCTTGTATCCAACCTGCTGGAGAAGGCTGGGCTCAACTTCACCCACCTCAACGTGGAGACACCCAAGAGCCTGAAGTTGGGTCTGTCCTGGATCCCATCCCACACCCCAAGGGGGACACTACAGAGGAACCTGGGGCTGCACTGGCTGAGGGACAGCTTCAGCAACACCGCACCACCGGAAGGCGTAGTCTATTTTGCTGATGATGATAACACCTATAGCCTGGAGCTCTTTGAGGAG ATGCGCTACACAAGGCGGGTCTCAGTCTGGCCAGTGGCTTTCGTTGGGGGGCTGCGATATGAATCCCCAAAAGTGAGCCCAGCAGGGAAGGTGGTGGGCTGGAAAACCGTCTTTGACCCTAATCGTCCCTTTGCTATTGACATGGCCGGATTTGCTATCAGCATCAAGTTGATTTTGGAGAAGCCTCATGCCAGTTTCAAGCTGGAGGGAGTTAAAGGAGGCTACCAGGAAACAAGTCTGCTGAAGGATTTAGTGACTATGGACGGGCTGGAGCCCAAAGCAGCTAACTGCACAAAG GTGTTGGTCTGGCACACAAGAACTGAGAGGCCCACTCTGGTTAATGAAGGCAAGCGTGGGTTTACAGACCCCAGAGTAGAGGTGTAA
- the LOC129134803 gene encoding galactosylgalactosylxylosylprotein 3-beta-glucuronosyltransferase 1-like isoform X2 → MLRRRNLLTTLLIALPWALLLTLWHQYPTTHYLSLLRKTDENVTSKALLNGTSALREEVFPSCTRQQQSTGATPKIIQNYVYSRPPPWSDTLPTIFVITPTYTRPVQKAELTRLANTFLHVQNLHWVVVEDSPRRTNLVSNLLEKAGLNFTHLNVETPKSLKLGLSWIPSHTPRGTLQRNLGLHWLRDSFSNTAPPEGVVYFADDDNTYSLELFEEMRYTRRVSVWPVAFVGGLRYESPKVSPAGKVVGWKTVFDPNRPFAIDMAGFAISIKLILEKPHASFKLEGVKGGYQETSLLKDLVTMDGLEPKAANCTKVLVWHTRTERPTLVNEGKRGFTDPRVEV, encoded by the exons ATGCTGAGGAGACGTAACCTTCTTACCACGCTCCTGATTGCCTTGCCATGGGCTCTTCTCCTAACCTTGTGGCACCAGTACCCAACCACCCACTACCTCAGCCTGCTGAGAA AGACAGACGAGAACGTGACCTCTAAAGCTCTCCTTAATGGTACATCTGCACTGAGAGAAGAAGTCTTCCCATCATGCACTCggcagcagcaaagcacaggAGCAACGCCTAAAATCATCCAGAATTATGTGTACTCCAGGCCTCCCCCATGGTCAGACACCCTGCCAACCATCTTTGTTATCACCCCGACCTACACCCGGCCCGTGCAGAAAGCTGAGCTGACCCGTCTGGCCAACACCTTCCTCCATGTACAGAACCTGCACTGGGTGGTGGTGGAGGACTCTCCGCGGAGGACCAACCTTGTATCCAACCTGCTGGAGAAGGCTGGGCTCAACTTCACCCACCTCAACGTGGAGACACCCAAGAGCCTGAAGTTGGGTCTGTCCTGGATCCCATCCCACACCCCAAGGGGGACACTACAGAGGAACCTGGGGCTGCACTGGCTGAGGGACAGCTTCAGCAACACCGCACCACCGGAAGGCGTAGTCTATTTTGCTGATGATGATAACACCTATAGCCTGGAGCTCTTTGAGGAG ATGCGCTACACAAGGCGGGTCTCAGTCTGGCCAGTGGCTTTCGTTGGGGGGCTGCGATATGAATCCCCAAAAGTGAGCCCAGCAGGGAAGGTGGTGGGCTGGAAAACCGTCTTTGACCCTAATCGTCCCTTTGCTATTGACATGGCCGGATTTGCTATCAGCATCAAGTTGATTTTGGAGAAGCCTCATGCCAGTTTCAAGCTGGAGGGAGTTAAAGGAGGCTACCAGGAAACAAGTCTGCTGAAGGATTTAGTGACTATGGACGGGCTGGAGCCCAAAGCAGCTAACTGCACAAAG GTGTTGGTCTGGCACACAAGAACTGAGAGGCCCACTCTGGTTAATGAAGGCAAGCGTGGGTTTACAGACCCCAGAGTAGAGGTGTAA